Genomic DNA from Thermodesulfovibrionales bacterium:
AGAGACACAGGAGAGAGTTGGAATCGGCGAGCATGGTCGCCTCAGCGCTCGGTGTCTTCGAGCACCTTGTAATGACCTTCGATCTGAGGGAGATCGGGGGTTCGGCCCTTACCGCCGGGATTGAAGTCCCGAAGCAGAATAAAGAGCTGAAATCCAATCGTGAGACGATACCCGTAACGTATGTCCCTGCCCGTAACACAATCTTTCTCTCCTTTGCGCTGTCATGGGCAGAGGTATTGGGCGCCGGGGATATCTTTATCGGCGCGAATGCGGTTGACTACAGCGGGTATCCCGATTGCCGTCCTGAATACCTCACGGCCTTTGAGGCTATGGCCAATCTCGCCACGAAAGTGTCCGTTGAAGGACGCCTCAGGTTTGCGATTCGTGCGCCGCTCCTTTCGATGACCAAGGGTGAGATCATACGAAAGGGAGCCGACCTGGGATTCGATTATTCTCTGACCTGGAGTTGCTATGATCCGAGGCCCGATGGGAAACCCTGCGGAAGCTGCGACAGTTGCCTCTTTCGGGCGAAGGGATTCGCAGAGGCAGGGATAAAAGACCCACTAGCATAATTTTTATTGCATAGTTGCACTGCTTCGAATTTATATTGACAATAGGCGTTGAATTTAGTATAGTTTGCCTAATGGCAATTTCACGTATATCTCGTCCTAAGAAAATCGTTAGTTCGGCCGATCCGGCTGCTCTCTGTTTTAAGATACCAGCTTCATTACGTAGGAGGTGAAACATGGAAAAGAAGAATAAAAGAATGGCGCTCATAGCATCAAAAGGGACCCTTGATATGGCCTACCCCCCTT
This window encodes:
- the queC gene encoding 7-cyano-7-deazaguanine synthase QueC; amino-acid sequence: MKKADDRRAVVLLSGGIDSATTLAIAKAEGYGLFALSFDYHQRHRRELESASMVASALGVFEHLVMTFDLREIGGSALTAGIEVPKQNKELKSNRETIPVTYVPARNTIFLSFALSWAEVLGAGDIFIGANAVDYSGYPDCRPEYLTAFEAMANLATKVSVEGRLRFAIRAPLLSMTKGEIIRKGADLGFDYSLTWSCYDPRPDGKPCGSCDSCLFRAKGFAEAGIKDPLA